One Mycolicibacterium parafortuitum DNA segment encodes these proteins:
- the rseA gene encoding anti-sigma E factor RseA: MFDPGHAFRRAFSWLPSQFASQSEDPVGPRQFGSTEHLSTEAIAAFADGELRMAAHLRAAHHMSLCQECAMEVDAQRQAREALRDSCPVSMPSSLLGLLSQIPDRAPADAPESADTPQLADSPQRLRRKRR; this comes from the coding sequence GTGTTCGATCCCGGGCATGCCTTCCGCCGGGCGTTCTCCTGGCTGCCCTCCCAGTTCGCCTCCCAGAGTGAGGACCCCGTCGGTCCGCGGCAGTTCGGTTCCACCGAGCATCTGTCCACCGAGGCGATCGCCGCGTTTGCCGACGGCGAGCTGCGGATGGCCGCGCATCTGCGCGCCGCGCATCACATGTCGTTGTGCCAGGAGTGCGCGATGGAGGTCGACGCGCAACGGCAGGCGAGGGAAGCGTTGCGGGATTCCTGCCCGGTCTCGATGCCCAGCTCTTTGCTGGGCCTGTTATCGCAGATCCCGGACCGCGCACCGGCCGACGCACCGGAGTCGGCCGACACCCCGCAGTTAGCTGACAGCCCTCAGCGTCTTCGCCGCAAGCGCCGGTAG
- the htrA gene encoding serine protease HtrA: protein MSNLDETGRERLEPRPVSRPPVDPAAQRAFGRPAGVSGSFLGAEKHIDQGEYTPKDQAPDPVLAEAFGRPHAGVDSLQRHPTDAGALEAEREGDDEDVDDPWRNPGAPAALGTPALPAAAPTQVNAPVGKLGVRDVLFGGKVSTIALMVLGLIALLIGVAGGWVGRTTAEVVSAFTTSKVTLETGGGDDNGEPRGQFAKVAAAVADSVVTIEASSDREGSQGSGVVIDGRGYIVTNNHVISEAATNPSDFKMSVVFNDGKEVPANLVGRDPKTDLAVLKVDNVDNLTVARMGDSEKLQVGEEVIAAGAPLGLRSTVTHGIISALHRPVPLSGDGSDTDTVIDGVQTDASINHGNSGGPLINMDAEVIGINTAGKSLSDSASGLGFAIPVNEVKQVVETLIRNGKIAHPTLGLTARSVSNDVAKGAQIADVKPGSPAEQAGLLENDVVVKVGDREVADADEMIVAVRQLKIGVPAPVEVVRDGRTVTLTVTPNGDDSAS, encoded by the coding sequence GTGAGCAATCTGGACGAGACCGGTCGGGAGCGTCTTGAGCCGCGCCCCGTGTCGCGCCCTCCCGTCGACCCGGCGGCGCAGCGCGCGTTCGGCCGTCCGGCCGGCGTGAGTGGTTCGTTCCTCGGCGCCGAGAAGCACATCGACCAGGGCGAATACACCCCCAAGGATCAGGCCCCCGACCCGGTGCTCGCGGAGGCGTTCGGCCGTCCGCACGCGGGCGTGGACTCGCTGCAGCGGCACCCTACCGACGCCGGCGCACTGGAGGCCGAGCGCGAGGGTGACGACGAGGACGTCGACGATCCGTGGCGCAATCCCGGCGCACCGGCCGCCCTCGGCACCCCTGCGCTGCCCGCGGCGGCTCCGACCCAGGTCAACGCACCGGTCGGCAAGCTCGGTGTGCGGGACGTGCTGTTCGGCGGCAAGGTGTCCACGATCGCGCTGATGGTGCTCGGTCTGATCGCGCTGCTGATCGGCGTCGCCGGGGGCTGGGTCGGCCGCACCACCGCCGAGGTGGTGTCGGCGTTCACCACCTCGAAGGTCACGCTGGAGACCGGCGGGGGCGACGACAACGGTGAACCGCGTGGCCAGTTCGCCAAAGTGGCCGCCGCGGTGGCTGACTCCGTGGTCACCATCGAGGCCAGCAGCGACCGCGAGGGATCGCAGGGCTCCGGCGTCGTGATCGACGGCCGCGGCTACATCGTCACCAACAACCACGTCATCTCCGAGGCGGCCACCAACCCGAGCGACTTCAAGATGTCGGTGGTGTTCAACGACGGCAAAGAGGTGCCCGCGAACCTGGTCGGCCGGGACCCGAAGACCGACCTGGCGGTCCTGAAGGTCGACAACGTCGACAACCTGACCGTCGCCCGGATGGGTGACTCGGAGAAGCTGCAGGTGGGCGAGGAAGTCATCGCCGCCGGCGCGCCGCTGGGGCTGCGCAGCACCGTCACCCACGGCATCATCAGCGCGCTGCACCGGCCCGTCCCGCTGTCCGGTGACGGCTCCGACACCGACACCGTGATCGACGGTGTGCAGACCGACGCGTCGATCAACCACGGCAACTCCGGCGGTCCGCTGATCAACATGGACGCCGAGGTCATCGGCATCAACACCGCGGGCAAGTCGCTGTCGGACAGCGCCAGTGGCCTGGGCTTCGCGATCCCGGTGAACGAGGTCAAGCAGGTCGTCGAGACGCTGATCCGCAACGGCAAGATCGCGCATCCGACGCTGGGCCTGACCGCCCGTTCGGTCAGCAACGACGTCGCCAAGGGTGCGCAGATCGCCGATGTGAAGCCGGGCAGTCCGGCAGAGCAGGCCGGACTGCTGGAGAACGACGTCGTCGTCAAGGTCGGGGACCGCGAGGTCGCCGACGCCGACGAGATGATCGTCGCGGTGCGTCAGCTCAAGATCGGTGTGCCCGCCCCCGTCGAGGTGGTCCGCGACGGCCGGACCGTGACGCTGACGGTGACACCCAACGGCGACGACAGCGCTTCATAG